The nucleotide sequence CGAGTTCCAGACTGGTGACCTGCGGGTCGCCCCGGGAATCCTTCATGGCTTCTGCCGCCTGGGCCTGCGTGACGCGGGTGCCGTAGTACCCCAGAAGCGTCATCGCTGTGACAGGCGCGCAGTTGTCTGGGCCTTGGTGCTCGTGGCGGATATTCTTCAAGGTCACACTGGCTGGTGCGGCGAGCGCACTTCCAGGGATCACAGCGAGCGTCATGAAGCAGAGCAGCAGGGGTCGGCGCACCATGCGCCATGGTGACAGCACCGTGTTAAGAACCTGTTAGGAAGTCTGATTTTCTCCGGCCCTGAGGCCTGGTTTGGTTGAACGCCCTGGTCGGAGCCGGCGGATGCCTGTCTGGTAAACCCACGAGATCCAGCTCTGGGACCTCGGCAGCTCAGTGGACGTGGGCTGACCGCACGCTCAAGTTGATGATTCTCGTTTCACCATCACGGGTCACCAAGGCGTACTTCGCGTTGGCCGCAGCCTGGGTGATGGCCTGCTGCTGAGCGGTCGTGCGAGGGTCACTCAGTTTGATCGTCGACTGCGCCTTTCCGCCCGCGAGCGGGTCAGTCGCGTAGAACGCCACACTGCTCGCATCTCTCAGGCCCGCCGGACCACCACACGTAGAACGTCGCGGGGGCCTTCTTCTGCTTCCTGCCCGCCGATGATGACGAGCCTGCTCCATCCCGGGCTTGTGCCAGGTTCCGGCGCCCGGTGCTCCTTCATGACCTTCCTCCTGCGCGGAGACCAGGGAAATGCGCGGCTACTCCAGGCCCTACGTGCTCCCGGGCCTGGTGACGTTACGAATCCTGCCTCGAGGACGGATACAAGCGGATCAGGCGAGGGGGAGGAGCGGCACACGCTTCCTGCCCCTACGACCCCCTGGTTCGCATTTCACCGCGTGGTGCTCCAGTCATCCCAGCCTGAACCGTCCGGCGCGGGGGCGGGCTGCCCGGGCCGGGTGGGGGCGGCCTTCAGGTCTACCACGATGCGCCTTCCAGGCCGTTCCCCTGGTCATCCATGAGATGCGGTCTCGCTTCCCAACGACAGAAAATCTTGCGACCGATGTGGACTGGGTTCTGGCCGCCTATGGGCGTGAGGTCATCCGGGAGCATGTGCCCCGCGTGACCCAGCGGGCCGAGGAGCTCGCCCTTCGGTTCAGTGTGGATGTGCAAGCGGCCAGAACAGCGGCGCTACTTCATGACATCGGGGGCATCTTTCGGCGTGACGAAATGCTGGCGCTCTGTAAGGCGCTGGAGTTGCCGATTGAACCGGAGGAGGAGCGTGTTCCATTGTTGCTCCACGCGAAGCTGAGCGTGGTCCTTGCGCGGGAATGGCAGGGCGTCCACGCCCCGGAAGTCCTACAGGCGATCCGCTACCACACGACGTTGCATGGACAGGCCACCGCTTTAGATCAGGTGGTGTTTCTGGCCGACAAACTGGAATGGGATCAGGGGGGAGAGCCACCTTACGCCCAGGCCTTACGCGCGTCACTGGAAGAGGGGTTGGAAGCGTGAACACACTGGATGCTGGGCTGGATGGCACGTCCATTTGTCACTTTAGAGGACTGCGTGTGGGACGCACCCGCCTGGAAGAACAAGGCAGGGTAGACCTTCAGCACCACTCCCGTTGGATCATGCCGTGTTGCAAGATGAGGGGAAACGAACCGAGATTGAGTCCACTCCTCGAATGGGTCCGTGCCCGGGGCATGGTCCGTGAGGCCCGCGGCCCGCAAGCGGGTGCCGTCCAGCACGATCCGGGGGTCCTGAGCGGTGCTGTGCGAACCCGCGAATACGGACTTCACCGCGCTTGCCCCGCTCGGTTTCCACGTTGCCTCGTCCCTCAGGCCCCGCTGAGGTCGCAGTAGGGGTGGAGAAGCACCACCCCTCCCATGAAAAGTGGTGACCCCGGGGCAAAGGGCGCCAGTTGAGACGAGGTGACGCCCTCACGCCGCGCATGTGCATCTGATGGGTCTCCCTTTACCCAATTGATTCCCACGATCGTCGCGGGCTGCGTACAACAAGGAATGAAACCCATGCGACTTGCCCTGCTGAGCTTGACGGCCACCGCCCTGTTCGCTTGCGCGGGTAGCCCGCCACCGGCTGGGCCCATCACCAGTTACACCCTGCCTGGCCAGACCGTTTATCCCGAAGGCATCACTTACAACGACGCCATCAAATCCTTCTTCGTGAGCAGCACCAGCGACGGCACCATCTTCCGAGGCAACCTCGACAACCCAACCGCAGAAGTGTTCCTGCCGCCCAACCCGACGGAACGCCCGACAGCCATCGGCTTGAACACGGACAACACCGGGAAGTTGTTCATCGCGGGTGGACGGACCGGCAGGATGTTCGTGTACGACCTGAACACCAAAGCCTTGCAACGCGCGTACACGACGCCCGCCACCCCTCAGGGGGGAACCTTCATCAACGATGTGGCCATCGCTGGGGACTTCGCGTACTTCACCGACTCGGTTCGTCCCACGATCTTCCGCATTCCCCGCACGGCGACTGCCAGCAGTGAAGCGGAAGCGTGGCTGGACGTGAGCACCACCATTCCTTACGGCACGGCCCCGGGACAGTTCAATCTCAACGGGATCACCGCTACGTCTGACGGGCGGTACCTGCTGACCGTGCAGTCGTACAACGGCAAGCTCTTCCGCATCGGTGTGACCGACAAATCGGTCGTCGAGATTCGCGTCAACGGTCCACTCGTGAACGGGGATGGCCTGTACCTGGACGGGCAAACATTGTACGTGGTGCGCAATGCAGACAAAGTCATCACTCCGGTCCGCCTCAACCCGGATTACACCGTGGGATCCATAGGCACTCCGTTCTCTCACCCGAGCTTCCGGTTCCCGACCACCCTCGCCAAAGCGAACGGTCGGCTGCTGGTCGTGAACTCGCAGTTCAACGCGCGGTCCACGCCCGGGGCGAGCCCTGAGCTGCCATTCACTGTCTCGAGCATCGCAATTCCAACCCAGTAATCAGAGAGGAGGGGTTTTTCACCGCGCGACCTCGGTGCTCTCGGCGCAATGCGCACGATGCGCGGGGTTGGGTACGTCCTCAGGGTGCCGCGATGACAAGTCAGGGGACGTCTGGGGAGAGCCGAACAAAGGGCGTCAAGGAGCGCTTCCCAGACTTTCGCAGGGCAGAACGGCCATTCACCCTGCCAGCCACTACACTTTGCGAATTCCATGGACTGCTTTGTGCTTTCAGATCGAGAACGACAGAGCGTACGCGATTATGCGATGGGATTCTTACACGAAGTAGTCAGGGAAGAAAGACCGCATATACCGCCCCTATGCAAGTATCTGCCCACCCTCCCTGAATGGCGGGTTACGAAGAAGCGTAGGTCTCACTGGACTTTGTGCACTGCTGAATAAAACGTAATGAACGACATAAACGCCTCGCGCGGCGCGCATGAGACTGCACGAATGAATGCCATTCAACTGGCCGCCCCGCGCGGCCTGATGCTCACGCTGACGCTGCTGCTCAGCGCAGGCTCAGCCCAGACGGCTTCACCTTCCACCCCAGGGTCCACCGCCGCTCAGGGTGCCCGTCCTGCCCCAGCGAAGGCACTCAGTACAGCCGAGACGATCGAGCTGCGCGCCCTGTTTCAGAAGCTGCGGCCGGCCACCCTGCGCCTGGAACACTGTCCACCCACCAACTGCACCAATCCAGGCGGCGTGGGCACCGGATTCCTGATCGGTGATGGTTACGCTCTGACCGCCTACCACGTGGTCCAGGGAGCGAAGACCCTCAGCGCGCAAACACTGGACAAGAAACGCTACAGCGTTGAAGTGATCGGCTACGAAGAGCAGTCAGACATCGCCCTGCTGAAGGTCAACGTGCCCGCAGGAACGCCCTTCCTGCCGCTCGCCGCGGCTGCTCCCGCCGTTGGTGACGCCCTGCTCGGGATCGGCAATGGTGGCGGCACCTTCCTGACCTCCAAGACGGGTCGCCTGACCGGCTTGAACGCCGATGCAGGCCGCGCTGACTTTCCGGCCGGCACCCTCCAGATGAACGCCCCACTGGTGCCAGGGGATAGCGGCGGCCCCGTCGTTAATGCGAAGGGCGAGGTTGTGGGCGTGGTGAGCTACATCCGCGTCGCACGGGACGGGAATCCCGCGTCCTTCGCGGTGCCCGTGACGCAAAGTGACGCCCGGGTTGCGGACTTCCGCAACGGGGCCAAGCGCGCCGCGCCCGTGATTGGTATTGCCCTGGCGAACGAGCTCAGCCAGGCCAGCGCGCTGCCGGCGGAGCTGTTCACACGGTTCAGCGAGTTCTTCAAGCTGGACCTGGGGAGCACGCCTGGCGCTTTTTTCACCAATGTGTATCCCAACACGCCTGCCGCCCAGGCTGGCTTGCAGCCCCTGAAGTACGACACGGCGGGCAAGCGGCTCTCCGGCGACATCGTGACGGCCGTCAACGGCCAGCGCATCAATAACTTCTCTGAGTTCCAGTACGCGGTGCGCCGCTATAAGCCCGGGGACAGCGTGACCCTGACGGTGCTGCGCGGCGGGAAGGAGATTCAGGTGAAGTTGACGCTCGCGCCCAGCACGCAAATTAACGGCTGAGTACCCGGTCAGCTGTCGCGGAAGCGGCCGGGTTGGACAAACTGGACCCGGTCAAGAGCAAGGAGACCGTCGCGGTTGTCACGTCACAAGCAGGAGGTTCAGTGGACGTCGGCCTGTTGAGGGCACATGTGACGCGTGAGGTCGGCGCGATGGCCCAGCCGGATGAGCTCCGCTTCACTGAAGCTCTGCCGAAGACACGCAGCGGCACTGATGAAGCTCTGTGCGCCACTGTCCAGCCACTGCCTCGCCGCGGTCCTGGTCGTGCAGCATGTCCCTCCGAACCATCCCAGCATGCTGCCCAGGATTCTGGTTCTCAGGTCGGGGTGGCCGGCAGGGGCAGGCTGAAGGACACGGTGGTGCCGTGGCCGACCACGCTGGTCATCCCGATGGTGCCTCCGTGGGCCTCCACGATCGACTTGCAGATGCTCAATCCCAGACCGCTTCCGACTGTAGATCGCGCCTGATCACCCCGGTAAAGACGGTCAAATACGTGTGGCAGATGCTTCGGGGAGACGCCGCTCCCAGTGTCTTCGACGCTGATGGCGAGGCCTTGAGGGCCGTGCCCGGCAGTGACGATCACCCGTCCCCCCGGAGGCGTGTGGGTCAGGGCGTTACTCAGCAGGTTCTGAAGCACCTGCGTGATGCGGACCACATCCAGGGGAGCTTTCGTCCCAGGAACCTCCAGCTGCGTTTCAAGCGTCACGCCCTGCTGCCGGGCCACCTCCTCAAAGTTCGTTACGGCACCCCGGATAACCGCCTCGACCTCGGTGGGCCTGCGGTTCATGTGAAGTTCTCCGGCGTCCGCCAGGGACAGGAACCGCAGGTCATTGACCAATTGAGAGACATGCTGGGTCTCCTGATGCAGGCGTTTCAGGCGTTCCGGGGTCGGCTTAAAGGTGCCGTCCAGGATTGCCTCCAGGGTTCCGGAAATGACCGCCAGGGGCGTGTTGAGGTCATGCGCAATGTCGGCGGTGAGCTGCCGACGAGCCTGCTGGCTCCGGACCACGTCCTGGTGCATCTCCCCAAAGGCATGCAGCACCTCACCGAATTCATCTTTCCGAACGGTGGCAGGTGCTGTGGGTGCCTCGCCACGCTGGAGCGCGCGAATACCCCGGCGCAGTTCACTCAGGGGCCGGAGCAGGGTTCTGGACACCAGGAGGCCCATCAGGACGGCCAGCGCCGTCGCGGCGAGCATCGACCAGCCGATTGCCCGGGCGGTCCGGGTCAGAAACTCCTCACTGCGCCGGTCAGGTCTGGCCCGTATCCCGGAAGGAATCAGGTGAGCCACGACCCTGTCTCCGACCATCACCCGGGTGCCTTCTGGTTGGGCCACCCGGGTGCCCTGGCGAATGTTCGGCGTCGAAAACACAGCCTGTCGCTGCGCGTCCAGCACCAGCCAGGAACTGCGGGACACGCCTGAAGGACGTGGAGGAGACCCACCCCGGTCACCACCCCTCTCCCGATTCCCTGGCCGTGGGGGCCCTTCCGCCGGCCGGAAGCCACTCACAGTCCCGTTCGACTCAACGTAGCTTTGAACCTGCGCCGTCAGGCTTTCCTGTGCCTGCGCGCCCAGCAGCGCATTGAACTCCGACCGCGTGTACGCCGAGGAGATGAACCCCACCGTGCCCAGCGCGGCGGCGCTGACCAGTACGAACGCCAGGGTCAGCCGCCACGCCAGCGTGCGCCAGTACGGCCGTTTCATGGCGTGAGGTCTGGATTCAGGCGGTATCCCATACCGAACACGGTCTCGATGAACCTGGGCTTCCCGGGCTCCTGTTCGATTTTGGCGCGCAGGTTGCGCACGTGCACGTCGATGGTCCGTTCAGCCCCCAGGGCTTCTTCCTGGAGTTGCTCGAGCAGTTCCAGCCGGGAAAAGACCCGTCCAGGTGCGCGGAGGAACGCGGCCATCAATTCGAATTCCGAGCGCGTCAGTTCAACCCGGCTGCCCTGCACCTGGAAGGTCCTGGACATCGCGTCCAGCTCCAGCCCTCCCGCACGGACGAACGTCGGTGCCGACGTGTCGCTGCCCCGGCGGAGGTGCGCCCGGACGCGGGCGAGGAGTTCCGCCATCGAGAACGGCTTGGTTACGTAATCGTCCGCGCCGAGTTCCAGGCCCAGCACCTTGTCGAGTTCAGCGTCACGGGCAGTCAGAAAGATGACGGGCGTCTGCTCGGTCGCCCGGAAACGACGCAGGAATTCCAGGCCGTCCATGCCGGGCATCATCATGTCCAGCAGCACCAGGTCCGGCCGGTGATGACGTGCTTCCAGCAGGCCCTCGTGGCCGTTGGACGCCACCCGGACGTGGTACCCGTGCTCCTGGAGGTACTCGCGGACCATGTCCCGGACCCCAGCGTTGTCTTCCACGATCAGGATGGTCTTCATTCGGGCCTCCTGGTGGGCCGGTGGAAAAGGGGAGAGCCAGGCGTGACGGGCATGCCAAGACTGTGCCACAGAAGAAGGGACCGCCCTGGCCGTCGGTCCCGAAGGAGTCAACGGTCAGGGCGGCAGGCCCGGAGGTTCGCTCAGGGGTCAGCGGCGCTGAGGGGCGCGGGGGGCGGGCTGCCCGGGCCGGGTGGTGACGGCCTTCAGGTCTACCACGATGCGCCTTGCAGGCCGTTCAACAACTGCGAAACTCGCCTGCTGGGCCGCGCGAGTCAGGGCCGCTGCCTGGGTTTCCCGGGTGCCGGTCAGCCGGATGGTCTGCGTCGCCTGCGCGCCCTTGAGCGGATCACCGTTGTAGAACGTGACGCTCGTCGCACCCCGGAGGGCCCCACCGAGCGGGTTCAGTGCCCCGCCGCGAGGTGCGGTGGTGCCTCGTTGCCCTGAAGGTCTTGCAGGCTGAACTTGTCGCCCTGGTGGACGGAGTGCCGGGGCCCCCTGCTCGTGTTGATCCATCATTCGGCCTGGCCGTGCATTTGGGCGGTTCGTGTCAGCCTGTGCTGCGCGGCCAGGCAAGCGGTCAGCACCAGCCCTGGTGCGGTTCTGGTGGTCCTGCTGATTCACTCCTGGTCGCTGGTGCGCCTGAATGGCACCCTGAGTCTGGGTGGCGCTGGCGGCGGACGCGGTGCTGGCGAGAACGGTCAGGGCGAGCAGGGGGGTCATGATCTTGTGGCGCATGGTGTTCTCCTGTACAGGGTGCGGTAGGCGCGGATCTCACCTGAAGGCGAGGTCGCTGTGTTGGCTGTGCGGCCAGGCTTCGGTTCAGTTGAAATCAGTGTCCAGGCTGAGCCAGGGCTCACCCGTCCAGGGTGCGTATGTGAGTTCACCGCTGAACTCGTC is from Deinococcus malanensis and encodes:
- the yqeK gene encoding bis(5'-nucleosyl)-tetraphosphatase (symmetrical) YqeK; protein product: MRSRFPTTENLATDVDWVLAAYGREVIREHVPRVTQRAEELALRFSVDVQAARTAALLHDIGGIFRRDEMLALCKALELPIEPEEERVPLLLHAKLSVVLAREWQGVHAPEVLQAIRYHTTLHGQATALDQVVFLADKLEWDQGGEPPYAQALRASLEEGLEA
- a CDS encoding SMP-30/gluconolactonase/LRE family protein, with amino-acid sequence MRLALLSLTATALFACAGSPPPAGPITSYTLPGQTVYPEGITYNDAIKSFFVSSTSDGTIFRGNLDNPTAEVFLPPNPTERPTAIGLNTDNTGKLFIAGGRTGRMFVYDLNTKALQRAYTTPATPQGGTFINDVAIAGDFAYFTDSVRPTIFRIPRTATASSEAEAWLDVSTTIPYGTAPGQFNLNGITATSDGRYLLTVQSYNGKLFRIGVTDKSVVEIRVNGPLVNGDGLYLDGQTLYVVRNADKVITPVRLNPDYTVGSIGTPFSHPSFRFPTTLAKANGRLLVVNSQFNARSTPGASPELPFTVSSIAIPTQ
- a CDS encoding S1C family serine protease, which encodes MNAIQLAAPRGLMLTLTLLLSAGSAQTASPSTPGSTAAQGARPAPAKALSTAETIELRALFQKLRPATLRLEHCPPTNCTNPGGVGTGFLIGDGYALTAYHVVQGAKTLSAQTLDKKRYSVEVIGYEEQSDIALLKVNVPAGTPFLPLAAAAPAVGDALLGIGNGGGTFLTSKTGRLTGLNADAGRADFPAGTLQMNAPLVPGDSGGPVVNAKGEVVGVVSYIRVARDGNPASFAVPVTQSDARVADFRNGAKRAAPVIGIALANELSQASALPAELFTRFSEFFKLDLGSTPGAFFTNVYPNTPAAQAGLQPLKYDTAGKRLSGDIVTAVNGQRINNFSEFQYAVRRYKPGDSVTLTVLRGGKEIQVKLTLAPSTQING
- a CDS encoding sensor histidine kinase, which codes for MKRPYWRTLAWRLTLAFVLVSAAALGTVGFISSAYTRSEFNALLGAQAQESLTAQVQSYVESNGTVSGFRPAEGPPRPGNRERGGDRGGSPPRPSGVSRSSWLVLDAQRQAVFSTPNIRQGTRVAQPEGTRVMVGDRVVAHLIPSGIRARPDRRSEEFLTRTARAIGWSMLAATALAVLMGLLVSRTLLRPLSELRRGIRALQRGEAPTAPATVRKDEFGEVLHAFGEMHQDVVRSQQARRQLTADIAHDLNTPLAVISGTLEAILDGTFKPTPERLKRLHQETQHVSQLVNDLRFLSLADAGELHMNRRPTEVEAVIRGAVTNFEEVARQQGVTLETQLEVPGTKAPLDVVRITQVLQNLLSNALTHTPPGGRVIVTAGHGPQGLAISVEDTGSGVSPKHLPHVFDRLYRGDQARSTVGSGLGLSICKSIVEAHGGTIGMTSVVGHGTTVSFSLPLPATPT
- a CDS encoding response regulator transcription factor, which produces MKTILIVEDNAGVRDMVREYLQEHGYHVRVASNGHEGLLEARHHRPDLVLLDMMMPGMDGLEFLRRFRATEQTPVIFLTARDAELDKVLGLELGADDYVTKPFSMAELLARVRAHLRRGSDTSAPTFVRAGGLELDAMSRTFQVQGSRVELTRSEFELMAAFLRAPGRVFSRLELLEQLQEEALGAERTIDVHVRNLRAKIEQEPGKPRFIETVFGMGYRLNPDLTP